A genomic window from Equus caballus isolate H_3958 breed thoroughbred chromosome 5, TB-T2T, whole genome shotgun sequence includes:
- the PEA15 gene encoding astrocytic phosphoprotein PEA-15 isoform X1: MLPTATLEDFNAETVPGADSQRALFLYQPGRATAGPFCLLAPGCASERAFMAEYGTLLQDLTNNITLEDLEQLKSACKEDIPSEKSEEITTGSAWFSFLESHNKLDKDNLSYIEHIFEISRRPDLLTMVVDYRTRVLKISEEDELDTKLTRIPSAKKYKDIIRQPSEEEIIKLAPPPKKA, encoded by the exons ATGCTCCCAACTGCTACCCTAGaag ATTTCAACGCAGAGACGGTTCCTGGTGCTGACAGTCAGAGAGCATTGTTCCTGTACCAGCCTGGCAGGGCCACTGCTGGGCCCTTCTGTCTGCTTGCACCTGGGTGTGCAAGTGAGCGTGCCT TCATGGCCGAGTACGGGACCCTCCTCCAGGACCTGACCAACAACATCACTCTTGAAGATCTGGAACAGCTCAAGTCTGCCTGCAAGGAGGACATCCCCAGTGAGAAGAGTGAGGAGATCACTACTGGCAGTGCCTGGTTTAGCTTCCTGGAGAGCCACAACAAGCTGGACAAAG aCAACCTCTCCTACATTGAGCACATCTTTGAGATCTCCCGCCGTCCTGACCTACTTACTATGGTGGTTGACTACAGAACCCGCGTTCTGAAGATCTCTGAGGAGGATGAGCTGGACACCAAGCTAACCCGTATCCCCAGTGCCAAGAAGTACAAAG ACATTATCCGGCAGCCTTCTGAGGAAGAGATCATCAAATTGGCTCCTCCGCCGAAGAAAGCCTGA
- the PEA15 gene encoding astrocytic phosphoprotein PEA-15 isoform X2, with amino-acid sequence MLPTATLEETVPGADSQRALFLYQPGRATAGPFCLLAPGCASERAFMAEYGTLLQDLTNNITLEDLEQLKSACKEDIPSEKSEEITTGSAWFSFLESHNKLDKDNLSYIEHIFEISRRPDLLTMVVDYRTRVLKISEEDELDTKLTRIPSAKKYKDIIRQPSEEEIIKLAPPPKKA; translated from the exons ATGCTCCCAACTGCTACCCTAGaag AGACGGTTCCTGGTGCTGACAGTCAGAGAGCATTGTTCCTGTACCAGCCTGGCAGGGCCACTGCTGGGCCCTTCTGTCTGCTTGCACCTGGGTGTGCAAGTGAGCGTGCCT TCATGGCCGAGTACGGGACCCTCCTCCAGGACCTGACCAACAACATCACTCTTGAAGATCTGGAACAGCTCAAGTCTGCCTGCAAGGAGGACATCCCCAGTGAGAAGAGTGAGGAGATCACTACTGGCAGTGCCTGGTTTAGCTTCCTGGAGAGCCACAACAAGCTGGACAAAG aCAACCTCTCCTACATTGAGCACATCTTTGAGATCTCCCGCCGTCCTGACCTACTTACTATGGTGGTTGACTACAGAACCCGCGTTCTGAAGATCTCTGAGGAGGATGAGCTGGACACCAAGCTAACCCGTATCCCCAGTGCCAAGAAGTACAAAG ACATTATCCGGCAGCCTTCTGAGGAAGAGATCATCAAATTGGCTCCTCCGCCGAAGAAAGCCTGA
- the PEA15 gene encoding astrocytic phosphoprotein PEA-15 isoform X3: MAEYGTLLQDLTNNITLEDLEQLKSACKEDIPSEKSEEITTGSAWFSFLESHNKLDKDNLSYIEHIFEISRRPDLLTMVVDYRTRVLKISEEDELDTKLTRIPSAKKYKDIIRQPSEEEIIKLAPPPKKA; encoded by the exons ATGGCCGAGTACGGGACCCTCCTCCAGGACCTGACCAACAACATCACTCTTGAAGATCTGGAACAGCTCAAGTCTGCCTGCAAGGAGGACATCCCCAGTGAGAAGAGTGAGGAGATCACTACTGGCAGTGCCTGGTTTAGCTTCCTGGAGAGCCACAACAAGCTGGACAAAG aCAACCTCTCCTACATTGAGCACATCTTTGAGATCTCCCGCCGTCCTGACCTACTTACTATGGTGGTTGACTACAGAACCCGCGTTCTGAAGATCTCTGAGGAGGATGAGCTGGACACCAAGCTAACCCGTATCCCCAGTGCCAAGAAGTACAAAG ACATTATCCGGCAGCCTTCTGAGGAAGAGATCATCAAATTGGCTCCTCCGCCGAAGAAAGCCTGA
- the CASQ1 gene encoding calsequestrin-1, with translation MSAADRMGARAVQGLRLAMLLLLVLGTPKSGVQGEEGLDFPEYDGVDRVVNVNAKNYKNVFKKYEVLALLYHEPPEDDKASQRQFEMEELILELAAQVLEDKGVGFGLVDSEKDAAVAKKLGLTEEDSIYVFKGDEVIEYDGELSADTLVEFLLDVLEDPVELIEGERELQAFENLEDENKLIGYFKSKDSEHYKAYEDAAEEFHPYIPFFATFDSKVAKKLTLKLNEIDFYEAFMEEPVTIPDKPNSEEEIVNFVEKHRRSTLRKLKPESMYETWEDDLDGIHIVAFAEEADPDGYEFLETLKSVAQDNTDNPDLSIIWIDPDDFPLLVPYWEKTFDIDLSAPQIGVVNVTDADSVWLEMDDEEDLPSPEELEDWLEDVLSGEINTEDDDDDDDDDDDDDD, from the exons ATGAGCGCTGCAGACAGGATGGGGGCCAGAGCTGTGCAGGGCCTGCGGCTGGCAATGCTGTTACTGCTGGTGCTAGGGACCCCTAAGTCAGGGGTGCAGGGGGAGGAAGGGCTGGACTTTCCTGAGTATGATGGTGTGGACCGTGTGGTCAATGTCAACGCAAAGAACTACAAGAATGTGTTCAAGAAGTATGAGGTGCTGGCACTGCTCTACCACGAGCCCCCCGAGGACGACAAGGCCTCACAAAGACAATTTGAGATGGAGGAGCTGATCCTGGAG TTAGCAGCCCAAGTCCTAGAAGACAAAGGTGTTGGCTTCGGGCTGGTGGACTCTGAGAAGGATGCAGCTGTAGCCAAGAAACTAG GACTAACTGAAGAGGACAGCATTTATGTGTTCAAGGGAGATGAAGTCATTGAGTATGATGGCGAGCTTTCTGCTGACACCCTGGTGGAGTTTCTGCTTGAT GTCCTAGAGGACCCTGTAGAATTGATTGAGGGTGAACGAGAGCTGCAGGCGTTCGAGAATCTTGAGGATGAGAACAAACTCATTGGCTACTTCAAGAGCAAAGATTCAGAGC ATTACAAAGCCTACGAGGATGCGGCGGAGGAGTTTCATCCCTACATCCCCTTCTTTGCCACCTTCGACAGCAAG GTGGCAAAGAAGCTGACCCTGAAGCTGAATGAGATCGATTTCTATGAGGCCTTCATGGAAGAACCTGTGACCATCCCAGATAAGCCCAATAGCGAAGAGGAGATTGTCAACTTCGTGGAGAAGCacaggag GTCAAccttgaggaaactgaagcctgaGAGTATGTATGAGACCTGG GAGGATGATCTGGATGGAATCCATATTGTGGCCTTTGCAGAGGAAGCAGATCCTG ATGGCTATGAGTTCTTGGAGACCCTCAAGTCTGTGGCCCAAGATAACACTGATAACCCTGATCTTAGCATCATCTGGATTGACCCTGATGACTTCCCCCTG CTGGTTCCATACTGGGAGAAGACGTTTGACATTGACCTGTCAGCCCCACAAATAGGAGTCGTCAATGTTACTGAT GCGGACAGCGTATGGTTGGAGATGGACGACGAGGAGGACCTGCCCTCCCCTGAGGAGCTGGAGGACTGGCTGGAGGATGTGCTGTCGGGCGAGATCAACACAGaggatgatgacgatgatgatgacgacgatgatgacgatgatgactAG